Proteins encoded together in one Amphritea japonica ATCC BAA-1530 window:
- a CDS encoding MsnO8 family LLM class oxidoreductase, translating to MSLKLSVVDQSPVHGSHPAIDALSLTVELAKTCDELGYYRYWVAEHHDSIHFASPCPEIMATAIASVTSNIRVGSGGVMLTHYSPLKVAESFKMMATLFPDRIDLGIGRAPGGTNVTSHALAYPHQPSHGDQYAHQAQLLKGFVEGNLPANNPFHAIKVLPDNSPQPELWMLGSSGGSAGLAGQLGYNIALARFIDPDNCHPSIFTEYLEQWKRAEHESTPNKMLAIACFCAETEQEARLRAGTAVYRKLAAQLGIREAFLTPSEVQDRYKDFPTSHQAAYDHILNGFTVGTSEQCAEEISQLAKAFNCDEVSTVAVTHSQADRLDSYTQLMKGF from the coding sequence ATGAGCTTAAAACTGTCTGTTGTTGACCAATCACCGGTGCATGGTTCCCACCCTGCTATCGACGCCCTTAGCCTTACCGTAGAACTGGCTAAAACTTGCGATGAGCTGGGTTACTATCGCTACTGGGTAGCTGAACATCACGACAGTATCCATTTTGCCAGCCCTTGCCCTGAAATAATGGCAACTGCCATCGCTAGCGTAACATCAAACATACGGGTCGGAAGTGGCGGCGTAATGCTAACCCATTACAGCCCTCTTAAAGTGGCGGAAAGCTTTAAAATGATGGCAACCCTTTTCCCGGACCGGATCGATCTGGGCATCGGCCGCGCACCTGGCGGTACCAACGTGACATCCCATGCACTGGCTTACCCCCATCAACCCAGCCACGGTGACCAGTACGCCCATCAGGCCCAGTTACTAAAAGGGTTTGTTGAAGGTAATCTGCCAGCAAACAACCCCTTCCACGCAATTAAAGTACTGCCCGACAACAGCCCTCAACCGGAACTATGGATGTTGGGCTCCAGCGGAGGAAGCGCAGGCCTTGCTGGCCAGCTGGGCTATAACATCGCCCTGGCTCGCTTTATCGATCCTGACAACTGCCACCCATCTATTTTCACTGAATACCTTGAACAATGGAAACGAGCGGAGCACGAAAGCACACCGAACAAGATGTTAGCCATTGCCTGTTTCTGCGCAGAAACTGAGCAGGAAGCCAGGCTCAGAGCAGGGACTGCTGTATACCGGAAGCTCGCCGCCCAACTGGGCATTCGGGAAGCATTCCTGACCCCCTCCGAAGTACAGGACCGGTACAAAGATTTTCCAACGTCTCACCAGGCTGCTTACGATCATATTCTTAATGGCTTTACCGTCGGCACATCAGAGCAGTGCGCAGAAGAGATCAGCCAACTTGCCAAAGCCTTTAATTGTGACGAAGTCTCCACCGTTGCCGTCACCCATAGTCAGGCAGACCGGTTAGATAGCTATACGCAGTTGATGAAGGGGTTTTAA
- a CDS encoding MBL fold metallo-hydrolase: MKTNLPRCLTLALFALATLITAPLSANPLKLINVADNVYALIGPMEQRSPTNLANNANFGFIVSDQGVLLIDSGGTLAGAKDIESHIRTITDKPVTLVINTGGQDHRWFGNSYFSARGADTLTSMQTQTDQATRGDNQSGSTSRLTGDSWQGTTPQPAQQAITEKQSITFGVTEIQIIPVGPAHTGGETLVWLPQHKILFSGDTVYLDRMLGVGSQSQHLSWLAAFATIEALNPTTIVPGHGMPADLSKAQKETRDYLQLLRTEVAQLIEAGADMEDATLIDQSAYSYLKVYKSLHKRNALRVYEEMEWE; this comes from the coding sequence ATGAAAACTAACCTGCCCCGCTGCCTTACCCTCGCACTCTTCGCGCTTGCCACTCTGATTACAGCTCCCTTGTCAGCAAATCCACTGAAGCTAATCAATGTCGCCGATAATGTTTATGCACTCATCGGCCCGATGGAACAGCGGTCACCGACTAATCTCGCCAACAACGCCAACTTCGGCTTTATTGTGTCGGATCAGGGGGTCTTGCTGATCGACAGCGGGGGTACGCTTGCGGGTGCTAAAGATATCGAGAGCCATATCCGCACTATAACGGACAAACCAGTCACTCTGGTTATCAATACCGGTGGGCAGGACCACCGTTGGTTTGGTAATAGCTACTTTTCCGCACGGGGAGCAGACACACTTACATCAATGCAAACCCAGACTGACCAAGCGACCCGAGGAGACAATCAGTCCGGCTCAACATCCAGGCTGACCGGCGACAGTTGGCAAGGCACAACACCTCAGCCAGCCCAGCAAGCTATAACAGAAAAACAGTCAATAACCTTTGGCGTAACTGAAATTCAGATTATCCCGGTCGGCCCCGCACATACCGGCGGAGAAACGCTGGTATGGCTGCCCCAACATAAGATCTTGTTTAGCGGTGATACAGTCTATCTGGACCGTATGCTCGGCGTTGGAAGCCAATCCCAACACCTCAGTTGGCTCGCTGCCTTTGCCACTATTGAAGCTCTGAACCCAACCACTATTGTTCCCGGCCACGGCATGCCAGCCGACCTGAGCAAGGCACAAAAAGAAACCCGTGACTACCTTCAACTGCTGCGTACCGAAGTAGCCCAGCTTATTGAAGCCGGTGCGGATATGGAAGACGCCACCCTCATCGATCAAAGCGCATACAGCTATCTCAAGGTATATAAATCTCTTCATAAGCGAAATGCACTGCGAGTTTACGAAGAGATGGAGTGGGAATAA
- a CDS encoding PilZ domain-containing protein, whose product MEKISDDSIELEEIPSDSESEQVIRKSYRLPVKNREQFFLKLEDNCFPLIDISDSGICVEVSADTEFPQDAILSGCKLVLGDNSFDNLVGEIVHISVDGEGNWISGIQWTAIDDDIQSELNATLTLLRREFFENA is encoded by the coding sequence ATGGAAAAAATTAGTGATGACTCCATAGAGCTCGAGGAGATCCCCAGTGACTCTGAGTCGGAGCAAGTAATACGTAAATCATATCGTTTACCGGTTAAGAACAGAGAACAGTTCTTTCTTAAGCTAGAAGACAACTGCTTCCCGTTAATTGATATCAGCGATAGTGGCATCTGTGTTGAAGTGAGTGCGGATACTGAGTTTCCCCAGGATGCAATTTTATCCGGGTGTAAGCTTGTTCTGGGTGATAACAGCTTTGATAACCTTGTCGGTGAGATTGTTCATATATCGGTCGATGGGGAAGGAAACTGGATTAGTGGTATCCAGTGGACTGCAATCGATGATGATATTCAATCAGAACTAAACGCGACACTCACACTGCTTCGGAGAGAGTTTTTTGAAAATGCCTGA
- a CDS encoding AAA family ATPase yields MTIIVCPKCAKKHRADTSKVAAKKKFLVRCKACEHKFVFSLDDSQITQPVTQPVLKPAIHEQPATQIETPASTLGMKTPRKICVTLSKGGVGKTTTAVNLSAGLAMSGYKVLLIDTDTQGQSSFLLGKKPPAGLTELLTGELPPAETIIEARPNLDLLGGGRSLAGAKRIIDKRSFGSEWTLSEALEKIDKGYDYVIIDTSPGWDQLTVNVLFYADEILTPVSLEVLSLHGLAEFIKNLHAIKRYKEIDLKYILPTFLDTRVEQPKDIYRKLQTIYGDNVCTPVRYDEELSKIPSHGKTIFEFHPDGDAAADYGALVRTITGNKNLLLGAPTNPIGTPEVS; encoded by the coding sequence ATGACTATTATCGTTTGCCCAAAATGCGCTAAAAAACATCGTGCCGATACCAGTAAGGTTGCAGCCAAGAAGAAATTTCTGGTGCGCTGTAAAGCCTGTGAACATAAATTTGTTTTCAGTCTTGATGACTCTCAAATAACGCAGCCCGTAACACAACCCGTTTTGAAGCCTGCCATTCATGAGCAGCCTGCAACTCAGATAGAGACTCCAGCCTCAACCCTGGGCATGAAAACTCCACGTAAAATCTGTGTCACACTCAGTAAAGGTGGCGTCGGTAAAACCACTACCGCCGTTAACCTGAGTGCCGGACTGGCGATGTCAGGCTACAAGGTTTTACTGATCGACACCGATACTCAAGGGCAATCCTCTTTTCTCTTAGGTAAAAAGCCGCCGGCTGGCCTGACTGAATTATTGACCGGAGAGCTCCCCCCTGCAGAAACTATAATTGAAGCCAGACCTAATCTTGATCTGCTCGGCGGAGGCCGTTCACTGGCGGGCGCTAAGCGTATTATTGATAAACGAAGTTTCGGCTCTGAATGGACCCTTTCGGAAGCGCTGGAGAAGATCGATAAAGGCTATGACTATGTCATTATAGACACTTCACCAGGCTGGGATCAGTTAACCGTCAACGTCCTTTTTTACGCCGATGAGATTCTTACCCCTGTATCCCTGGAAGTATTATCTCTGCATGGACTGGCAGAATTTATCAAAAATCTTCATGCCATTAAGCGCTATAAAGAGATCGATCTTAAATACATTTTGCCAACATTTCTGGATACCCGGGTCGAGCAGCCTAAGGATATATACAGAAAATTACAGACTATTTATGGTGATAATGTCTGCACACCTGTGCGTTATGATGAAGAGCTCAGCAAGATCCCTTCCCATGGTAAAACAATTTTTGAATTTCACCCTGATGGGGATGCCGCAGCGGATTATGGTGCATTAGTCAGAACTATCACCGGGAATAAGAATCTACTACTGGGCGCGCCCACTAACCCCATTGGTACTCCAGAGGTTAGTTAA
- a CDS encoding methyl-accepting chemotaxis protein, with amino-acid sequence MSFIKRLSFKQKILLILLPALLGLIAFASMNIIEQSNQRASAVSIEPLVKLSAQNSLLVHELQKERGITAGFLGSKGVKFGALLRDQRGKTNKVSTSRRSFLQASSDSDDIVTILRGIDGQLARLQSIRSRVDNQEITLKEALGYYTKLNGLLLSVSSRVAGLAENGMLANQLQAYYNFLQGKERAGIERAVLSGTFVTNQFAPGMYPRFIQLVTEQSTYLSNFFITATSEQQQFYTDSMNHNAVKQVESMRKVALEYAAIGGFGIDAANWFQRATERIDQLKKVEDRLSKDLLQLTAAQKSSANSSIINSVSATLIAIFLVLGMAGYTVKLLTSQLKTLVSAIDKAGKTKNLSVRADIITHDELGNSAEHFNGMMTTFEGAIKDIDKGSMQLAAVAEETSTTVENNLQSLDRQRDETVLVASATEEMSATAHEVATSTMTTSEAASHVDHLTSDGVKLITGTVESINRLASVMEKASGAIVQLKNDSSEISAVVDVIKSVAEQTNLLALNAAIEAARAGEQGRGFAVVADEVRSLAQRTQRSTSDIERIVGNFQSSAEVVSTTMEMCAKDAEDSVDQTHLIEQKLVIIQEQTTLISNMCLQIATAAEEQVSVASEMAENTKNISVLAVHGIEGGSQIVSAAQEQAELASKLQSLSGSFKIS; translated from the coding sequence ATGAGCTTCATTAAGCGTTTATCGTTCAAGCAGAAAATATTATTGATCCTATTACCTGCTTTGCTTGGTCTGATTGCTTTTGCCAGTATGAATATTATCGAGCAGTCTAATCAGAGGGCGAGTGCTGTATCTATCGAGCCTCTGGTTAAGCTGAGTGCTCAAAACAGTCTGCTGGTGCATGAGCTCCAGAAAGAGCGTGGAATTACGGCCGGCTTTCTTGGCTCGAAAGGCGTTAAGTTTGGTGCGCTTCTTCGTGATCAGAGGGGAAAAACCAACAAGGTTTCCACTTCAAGGCGCAGCTTTCTTCAGGCTTCGTCTGATAGCGATGATATCGTGACAATTTTAAGAGGTATTGATGGTCAGTTAGCTCGATTACAGAGTATTCGGAGCAGGGTTGATAATCAGGAGATAACATTAAAAGAAGCCTTAGGTTATTACACTAAGCTTAACGGGCTTTTGCTCTCGGTTAGTTCCAGGGTGGCAGGTTTAGCTGAAAATGGAATGCTGGCAAATCAATTACAGGCTTATTATAACTTCTTGCAAGGAAAAGAACGGGCGGGTATAGAAAGAGCCGTTCTGAGTGGAACCTTTGTAACAAACCAGTTTGCACCCGGAATGTATCCGCGATTCATCCAGTTGGTTACCGAGCAGTCTACTTATTTAAGTAATTTCTTCATAACCGCAACGTCTGAACAGCAGCAGTTCTATACCGATAGCATGAACCACAATGCCGTAAAACAGGTAGAGAGTATGCGAAAAGTTGCGCTGGAGTATGCTGCTATAGGTGGTTTTGGTATTGATGCCGCAAACTGGTTTCAGCGGGCGACAGAACGAATTGATCAATTAAAAAAGGTAGAAGACAGGCTATCAAAAGACCTGTTACAGCTGACAGCTGCTCAGAAATCTTCAGCAAATAGTTCAATTATCAATTCTGTCAGCGCTACTCTGATTGCAATTTTCCTGGTTCTCGGTATGGCTGGGTATACGGTTAAGCTACTAACTTCACAATTAAAGACCCTTGTTAGTGCTATTGATAAAGCAGGGAAAACCAAGAATTTATCTGTTCGTGCAGACATTATTACACATGATGAGTTAGGTAATAGTGCTGAGCATTTTAACGGCATGATGACGACATTCGAAGGGGCTATTAAGGATATAGATAAAGGAAGTATGCAGCTGGCTGCTGTAGCTGAAGAAACGTCGACAACTGTTGAGAATAATTTGCAAAGCCTTGATCGTCAGCGTGATGAAACGGTGCTGGTTGCTAGTGCAACAGAGGAAATGTCTGCAACCGCTCATGAAGTTGCTACGAGTACTATGACAACCTCTGAAGCGGCGAGTCATGTTGATCACCTTACCAGTGATGGCGTGAAACTAATTACAGGAACTGTCGAAAGTATAAATCGTCTGGCAAGCGTTATGGAAAAAGCCAGTGGTGCCATTGTCCAGTTAAAAAACGATAGCAGTGAAATTTCTGCAGTTGTTGATGTGATTAAGAGTGTGGCTGAACAAACTAATTTATTGGCTTTGAACGCTGCTATCGAAGCGGCCAGGGCGGGTGAACAAGGGCGTGGGTTTGCTGTGGTTGCAGATGAAGTTCGCTCTCTTGCACAAAGGACTCAGCGTTCTACTTCAGATATTGAGAGAATAGTGGGTAATTTCCAAAGCAGTGCTGAAGTGGTATCAACGACTATGGAAATGTGTGCGAAAGACGCAGAAGACTCGGTCGATCAAACTCACCTTATTGAACAAAAACTGGTTATTATTCAAGAGCAAACAACCCTCATTAGTAATATGTGCCTTCAAATTGCTACCGCCGCCGAAGAACAGGTTTCAGTTGCGAGTGAAATGGCAGAAAATACAAAGAACATTAGCGTACTTGCTGTTCATGGTATTGAGGGTGGGAGTCAGATTGTTTCAGCTGCTCAAGAGCAAGCTGAGCTGGCTAGTAAACTACAGTCCTTATCAGGATCCTTCAAAATCAGTTGA